The Molothrus ater isolate BHLD 08-10-18 breed brown headed cowbird chromosome 6, BPBGC_Mater_1.1, whole genome shotgun sequence genome segment cagcctctgccgCGGCTACTTCGAGGGGCCGCTGTACCCCGAGATGTCCAACGGCAGCCTGCACCACTACTTCGTCCCCGACGGGGACTACGAGGAGAACGACGACCCCGAGCGGTGCCAGCTGCTGTTCCGGGTGAGCGAGCAGCGGCGGtgcggcgcggcggcggcagcgggcgGCGGGCTCAGCCTGCGCGAGGAGCTGACGGTGCTGGGCCGGCAGGTGGAGGACGCGGGCCGGGTGCTGGAGGGCATCGGCAGGAGCATCTCCTACGACCTGGACGGGGAGGAGAGCTACGGCGCCTACCTGCGCCGCGAGTCCGCCCAGATCAGCGACGCCTACTCCAGCTCGGACCGCTCGCTGAGCGAGCTGGAGGGCAAATTCcggcagggccaggagcagggcgGCCGGGAGGAATCCCGCCTGGGCGACAgcttcctggggctgctgctgcacgcCCGCGCCCTGCTCCGCGAGACCCGCCACGTCTCCAGCGGGCTGCGCGACAAGTACGACCTGCTGGCGCTGACGGTGCGCAGCCACGGCGCCCGCCTCAGCCGCCTCAAGAACGACTATCTCCGCGTCTGAGCCCCCTCAGCCGCCTCAAGAACGACTATCTCCGCGTCTGAGCCCCCCTCAGCCGCCTCAAGAACGACTATCTCCGCGTCTGAGCCCCCTCAGCCGCCTCCAGAACGCCCATCTCCGCGTCTGAGCCCCCTCAGCCGCCTCAAGAACGACCGTCTCCGCTCCTGAGCCCCCTCAGCCGCCTCAAGAACGACCGTCTCCGCTCCTGAGCCCCCCGGCTTCTGGGGACCCCGCCATCCCGACCACCCGTTCCCCGCAAGGCACGGCCCTGGCGCCCGCCTGGAAGGAGCACCTCCTTGGACAAAGCCTAGAATTATAAAGCTCGGAAAAGACCTCcgagatcatcaagtccaacctttgactgaatACCAGCACGCCTACTAAACCATAAGTGCCACATTTGCTCGTTTTCGAACGCTTCCAGGGATAGTAACTCAAGCAAAATACATTcttcttcatggaaaaaaaccttattTATTTTGCCTTCTAAACAAATAGCACAATTGTATAAACCGGGAGGTTCGAGGTATATTTAAGTTAATATCCGAGGTATGTTTAAGTTAATATCCCATATTCAAAAAGCTACCCTCTGTTATATCATTCACCTTTGGTTGCAAAGTGAAGTAAGCTTTCTCATGTCTGACTccctggtttttgttttttgtatcacctgccctgctgtgacTCACCTGCCCTAAGTGTAGCTGAAGTGAGGTGCTGGCCAGCTCCTTCCAGACTCCTGTGTAGCAAATACTTAAATTGCTTTTGTTGTTAGTCCTTCATGGTGACACCTCGGGCCCTCTGTTAACTTCCTTTCTAACGATATGTATTATATGCTCCTTAAATGTTGTTCCACTACGTTaagctgtgatttttatttgtgtttggaaaGATGGGAACTATTCTGGCAGGATTTGTACTTCCAGGCTTGCTTATCTGTGACTCAAAGCTATCATAACCCTAAGAAGCAGCCAAAAAGGCTTATGTCAGATCCTGAGAATGCTGGTAGAGATTTTTATAGCAAAAAGAATGAGCCCTAGCACTGGTTAGAGTTTTGGATCCCAGATTTGAGAGCCAGGAGCGTGTTTCTAAAGCTGACTAAAAGGTTTTGTCCGTGCAAACACATTGACTTTTCTTGTTGGTGCCTTTGTACTTTTGCTAGCTAAGTTATTAATATAACTTTGTGGTCCTGGACAATAGCAAAAGTGCCTGGTGGGAAGGAGGGTGGGGTTTTTAGACTCGTTGCTGTTTAACTGACAATTTTGGGTCATGTGGCTATTAGGTTACAGATACTGCAGGCAGAATACCTGTTGGGATGAAAAGAGTTTCTAAGTTGttgtaataaatatttgaaaacaatgttaaaGTACATTTTTGTTATTAGTTTCCAAGACGCTCttgattttaaaacattctgtTGGAATGTGTCTTTTCAGCAAAACATTGAAAGTTTGTAGCCCTTGCCAAGTGAAATAACTTGCTTTTtagtaaaaacaaataaaaatttacagACTCATGAGGTCATCAAGTTTCATTAAAAGCAACAATACAAAAGGCCTTGTGGGGCAGACTTCTTTGAGTTTTTAAGCACCCGTGGAAGAGAAGCTGATGTACTTCTGAGGTCTGTTCCTGTTAACCCTGCTCCCATTTAGTTATACTCCAGCCTGCAAACCATTCAGTGGGTAAGTTACTCAGCAGTGCAGTGGCTCAACATAAGTCAGCTTGGACTAGAGTGCTGAAGACACCAGGAAAGTCTCATGAAGGTAGGTGCTTACAGGTGCTTACAGAACCAGACAGCTCATTTTGCTGAAGGCAGTGTAAAATGTAGCCTACTGGCAAGATACTTTACTTGTCATTTGGCATCTTTAAGTCCTCAGTATCTTTAAAGatttgctgaggaaaaaaaaaaaggaaacattttattGGTTGACTCTGGTGAAACCACtcaatgttatttttctgttctcaaGTTAGAAACTATATGACAAGTTCTAgctcttaaaaattaatttgttggTGATACTTTCCTTGCCACTAGAGACGGATGGCACAACAGAAGAGTGAGCAGAGTCACTGAGTCTTGTGTGCTCACTCTCTTAGCAAAACATAATAGCATTTCTGGGCTGGACCAAGCTCCAGAAGTGCCTGAGGCCAGTCTCCCCCGAGGATGTCATGCAGTTCCATTTGTGCCCAGAGGCTTCTTAAAAGGAAGTTTAAGTCTGTGTTTTACCCACTTTGAGTCATTTGTTATAACATGAAGTAAATAAACATCAACGTTTGTTACAACATCAAACTGATTGTTACAACATtagtaaataaacaaaaatggcATGACAGTGCTATTTTTTAGACATATGAGAGCAGTgttcaaatatatatataagcaattcaaatatatattcaaatatatatataaaaagcagTAGTAGCATAAAACAGCTTCTTGAATATCCTTTAAGCAGCTTGACTATGCTGTTTGCAGTAGCAGATGTTTGGTCAAGCTGAAACTATTCCAGTGTATGCAGCATACCAAAAGAGTAAATGTTTGCAGAATGCTTACTTTTCAAAGCAGGAGATATGTGAGTATTTACAGAATAACTCATTCCACCCAATGCCCTCTAAATTGTCATCTAATGAAACAAGACTGTGGTACTTTACAGTCCACACTAATGTTTCATATCATATATGAATTCTTGACatttttttatgtttcaatAAAATATAACCATTTTTCTACTGTAAATATGGCAGAATTCTGATTTTGTTTCAGTAGCATTGATTTTGGAAGGCTTTAAATGGTCCTTTCTaggagaaaatgaagatatCTGAGTCTGGTCTGTGTATAAGTTCACACATTTAATACAAATGGTCAATCTTATGTGGGTTTGATGAAGCCAATACAAAAATCTTTTAGGAAATTTAAATCTACTAGAGTTTGATTTACATAACTTTGGCTGACCTAAGCAAATGTGTACATTAAATATATCATTTTTTTTGAGTCAGAGCTGATGCATTAAATGGTTTTTATAGAGCTGCCTGCAAGAATTAAATGCTTAGTGATGTTCAACGGTTTAAAGTTTTagattcaatttttttctttaaaaagtacaAAAACTATATTGCAATTCTCTTTGCAATCTTATAAATatcttgcttttgctttttgtctgATAAGACTTACTTGTTTGGGAGGTATGAAAATCCTCTGGCTCTTCATACAGCCTATTTTAAATAGTAGAGGTCCTTTTATCATTGAAAATTTGGTAATTACTTTTAAGCAGAGAGCTTTAAAAGGATGATTGTAGCAGCAGTAATCCCCATTATGTTCTTCTGTTATGTTAAAATATTGGTACtagattcttttttctttttcagaatgCAGAAGTTCCAGCTAAAATTGAGGTGACAGTGGGGCTTTTTGTAGTTTTCTGATGATTTTCAAAACATGtattatttctgaatttattaAACAGTTGATGGTGCTTAAGAGCAAATGACTattttctggggagaaaaaaaaaagtgctggagctggaacAGTCACAGAGAGCTCACTTAATGGTTAAGTTTCTCATCAAGGGGAgcaggatgcccagagaaggTGTGGATGGTCCATCTATGAAAGTTCTCAAGGCCAGGCTacatggagctctgagcagcctggtctggtggagggtgtctctgcctgtggcagatggattggaatgagatgatctttgagATGATCCCTCAAGTGCTCTATGATCAAAGCAAGGCACTAAGGGACTCGCCTGCACTTCTCTCCAGGTAGCTCACTTTTGAAGGCAGTGCTCTGATGTGGGCATTCTCACATCCACTGATAGAACAGAAGCTCAGAGCATGCCCAAAACCATTAACAAAATCTCAAGAAGGAAAAGTGTGCTTGCCTTGTGCCAAGTGAATGGGTGGGGATTCAGAGGGGAGTGTGCAAACTGGATTTCAAAACTGCAATGTTCAGTTTCACAGGTTGACTTACCCAGGACCATCATCACGGAGAGAAGTCAAGGGAAGATTTCAAACCTTGGTAAGCCTTTAAAAAACCTTATGTGTGCCAAGCTGGGCTGTATGAATTGTCTGAAGCTAAATTGCTGCTCCTATAGGTTGTCATGTGCTCAGATGTAGATTCGCAAGATGTAAACCTCATAAGCAAAAAAATACCTGGCTTAGTCACTAGAAACAACCTTGTGAGCTACAGAGCTCTGGTCATAGTCTTGTCTAGGAAATGTGTATTTTGTGGAGAAATTCTATTGGATGTGTGTCTATTACTGTTGGTGTGGCTGTTTGTTTAGATGACCTTCATGTTGCTTTACCAGTTTTTTGCTCATGCTTCTTGAATATCAATTTTGTGACTATTAAAGAAATTTTCAGCTAACACTGAAGTGTTGTGAGTGAAGTGCATTTCACAGCCACTATTCCTGAAGTAAGCCTGTGGATTCAAAATCTgtaatttctctgtcttttaaaatgtatttttacttGCAGTTCATTGGGGAAATTGGTTTTTTATtacctagatttttttttggtgagccATTAGCAAAACATTGTTCAATTTGTGGCTCTGCATTTCATTCCTATAATATGTgaaactggcaaaaaaaaacctgactgTGCTACATGCTTCTTTAAGAAGCTGTTATTAGAacatatatgtaaaaaaaaaagactaaaactgcctgttttattttcttcattgagTTGTCATCCTGCCTACAAGATCAATTTATCActggaaaaggcagaatttAATGGCTATGCCTGTAACAAGGAAAACATATGGTCTCCATAACCACTACATTTTTAATgatgtggcttggacagagcCATTCCTCCTTGAAAACTACCTTACCTTGGGGAGGTACTGCTGGCAGTCTCCAGCATGCCATTAACATTCCTTCATAAGAAAAGACAATGCCAAGAGTATCGTGTTTGCTCAGATGACAACCTTACTTAGACTGCAGACACTCCTTGTAGGTGCTTAGAAACTGTTTAGTGGTCATTGTTTCTGTCTAAACTCTCCTGGAGGGTCGAGGAGGAAAGTCATTGGGGAAGGCTGGCTTAGGGAAGAGATTCATTATCCAGTGAAGGGGATAATGTGAATATTGTGAAGAGTATGATGACAAAAAAAAGATATATACTTGTGTGATATTTTCCATACATTTTTCCACTCTgcaattttttccctgtgacagGGAAACCATAGAGTAGTTTTAGTGTTATAATAGAAATTTACTATTATTAATACTAATAGTTTGGTATTATATATTTGGTATATAGTGTAAATGCTATTATTTACACTAAAAATTTGGATACACTCCAAACTGCaagatggttttttttctgtctacTTGTTATCTCTTCTCCAAAATACTATGATTTATAtgatttttagttttgtgtTAGGCTTTAATCCACAAAAATCAATTCAGTGGACTTATAGTTTTAGTTTCTCAGCTGGATTTATCTAAGAcctttttatgccttttttggGGTAATGATTAAGAATTATTTCCTTTACACTTTCTGTGTGGACAGTTTTTTGTTAATGAAGAGCAGTTAATTTTTCTTAGTAGCAGGCTTTGTCCTTTCTTAATTAATATTACTTTGTTTctaatttaatgtaatttatcTGAGATTTGTATTTAAGTAATGCACTTTATACTCAGGATTCAAATAGAGGTACAACCAAATGCAAGTTAATTCATAATTCATAACTGGATCTGCATATAAATTAGGATGCTATTAAATTTGTGACTTTAAATAGTATTTTATATACTCTCTAATGTAAGAAGAGTAACCctagaaaaaaagagcaagtaAACAAGAGGCCATCTTCACCTAATCTACTAGATGTAGATTACATCTAGTATTTAAAAGCCCAGcttcttttgttctttccaCACACCACCAGCactccctcttcctcccaggAGGCTGAAGTGGTTTTCAGGCAGCGTCtccactgcagtgctgtgcagccaTGAAGGAAGGTGAGTACACGGGGCTCTGTGCCTTTATGGGGCATATTTGCTGTTGGCTGGTGAGGTAAGAGCATCAGACAAGTGTTTTTCTGCAGACACTGGCGCATGtgggcacacagtttgtggtgactgggagtggggctgtggcccagcctcatccccaggggctccagctgtgcaggacaggtgagcagcactgacagcaatgagccatggggtgcccaggggtgctCACCAGCTGCACAGtaacagagggcacacaggtgctgTGCATGTAAGATGAAGAGTACAAAAGGCTGGATTAAAGAACAAGACGGGCAGATATCTGCAGCCTTCTGAAAAGGTACGGTGTGGCAGTGGGGGTTTGAAGAAGTTTAGTCTCTCCCTGCCTATTGTGGGGCCAAGGAATCAGCCAGCAAAGGAGTGGTTGCTCTCCCCTGGAGAGCCAAGCCTTGAATGAGGCGCACCTCAGTTAGGGTGAGGAACCTCTCCCGCACATGATCCTTTGCAGTTCTCTGTTAATTGTTGTACCCCATTGGATTTTCCCTTGTTACTCATCCAAGTTACATGTATCCCATTCGTTCCTTGTTTCTCCCCGCCCTCCAGTTCCCGATATAAACCCctgtttttccctgtgaaaccggagctgctgtccctggctccCTTCACTGAGGCCCTGCTCTAATAAAGGCCTGCACTCTGTGGAACCTGCCACACCGTGCTCCAGCCTCTTTTCTCTCGGCACCGCTGCCGGGCTGAGAGCTGAGAATCGCTCTGCTGCCGGGATTGTGAAGAGCCAAGGGTCCTGTGTAGCCTAGTTCTAAactgcagcaaaggaaaaatattgaaaaaccATCTGATAACTCCAGTAGGCCTTTGTGAGTCAAAATACTGAAGCCCAGGACATTTTTTCATGCACAAAGAGAGCTGGCAAGACTTTGGTCCTGGTAGCATCAATATGTTGCCCTGTGAGTTTAAGAACAAAACGAGAAGATACTTAATAAATATGCAATATTTGACATTGATAAAGTCATTGAAATACGTATGTAATGGCTTGTTGATTCAGGGAGCATCCCCTGAATTTTTCTGAATATGCAAAAACATTAGACCAGAGCTTTTCTAATTCTAGGATCTGTACACCATCGTTCTGCAGGACAGTATGCAGCTGGCTTTAAATAAAAGAGTATATCCATAGAAAGTGGTCTGGCTGTGAAAGGAGAGAGGAACTCTCACAAAACCCCGTTGCTAAAGTCATGTTTACAAAGCTTTTCCTTGCAGGGAGGTGGATTCTGTGTTTTCTATTCCATAGTATCCACAGCAGGGGTTATGGTGTATGTACTTTCATACTTTAGATTTTGAACATGGttagcagcagctctggcttttGGTTTGTGGAATTGGTTTTGAGGTGTCTTTCTGTGAGAGACTGAAACATTACGGCTAAGGGCTCAAACATTGCTATGAAGGAATTGTTACCCTTTTTGGCAAAACTGCACAATGAAACTGTGACCACCAAAGCCCACCCTTTCCTGAATGTGCCTCCTGACTGGAACTTTGGACTGGGAGTTCAGCTGCCTAAGGGAACATGAGATAACAGTGACAGGATTGTCCAGTTACCTCAGGGCTAGGGAGAAGTAAACAAGGCTGGGGAAGAAGAAGGTATCCACAAGAAAGCCAGACCCAGCATCTGTCCTGAAAATGCACTCTGGCTGTGTCCAGGGTGGGGGAGCCCGCAGACTCACCTGCTGAGGCCAGGTTTGCCCTCGCCCCAACCAAGGGGAGAGGAGGTTTCAGGGCTGTTGCATCATCTCTGGTCAGAGGGCATGGCAACGAAAGACAGCCAAGGTGACAGATCAAACTGAAGGGATTTTTGAATAGATATGTCTGACTATACCCTCTGTCAGTAAcatattgtgaaaaatgcctattttacgattggcttttcgcaaatattgaagtgaatattatatgtgttatgttagaaggttatgctgtattaattttcttaagtagtgtgttaaatatggttttaggttataacataattttaaaatagaaactatgtatgtgggatattttttttaagaaaggaatgaggtacttgcaccagatagcagccacaggacgcctaaatctttcagagaaagagaatttattgctccattatcagaataaacaaatttcttcctgccttgctcagccctgaagatgctGTTAGGATTAGGAGGAAaaagttgacactgaccagagaga includes the following:
- the FIBIN gene encoding fin bud initiation factor homolog; the encoded protein is MPLPVRLAWLLGLCSLCRGYFEGPLYPEMSNGSLHHYFVPDGDYEENDDPERCQLLFRVSEQRRCGAAAAAGGGLSLREELTVLGRQVEDAGRVLEGIGRSISYDLDGEESYGAYLRRESAQISDAYSSSDRSLSELEGKFRQGQEQGGREESRLGDSFLGLLLHARALLRETRHVSSGLRDKYDLLALTVRSHGARLSRLKNDYLRV